AAAATTGGAATCAAAGAGTGACTTGAAGTCATCTGTGTTTGACGGAAGCTTTCTGCCACTTTTGATAATAAGTTCTTCGTTGCGATTAACTCTGACATTTATTCTCCAAATAGCTATAAATGCAACAACCGCAAACAAAGTAAGAAGACCAAACAACAGTATCAAAAAGCTGTTATCTCCGTATACTGTTTTTCTTCCCTGCTTGGTAGTAGCAATAGTTCCAAGACTTCCTATCTTGGAAAAATATGACCATCCAAATGAGAATATAAAATATAAAAGTCCACACTCAGCAGCTAAAAGAGTCAGTCCCCTCAGCCATAAGCCGCGAAGCAAAGACCCAAAGCCAAAGATCAGAAATGAAATCTTTGTCTTAAAATCTCCCTCTTTAAAAGTAATACCGATTTCCTTTAGGTCTTTTCCCAACATACTAAAGAAATCAGCAATTGCATTTTTCTTTTTTTGGCCACCTTTTGTATTAGCCATACCTGCTTCCTCCAAGTTCTCCTAACAATAATTCTTCCGGCAGAAAGAGTCTTTCCACCGGAAGAACATTAAGCAAAAGTTTCGTAATAATCGGCAGAATTGCCTGTGATTATCAATTATTTAGCATATGACTCAAGGTCAGCCTGGTATGCTTCAAGTGCAGCTGTAAGGTCCTCATCAGAAGCTTTCTGGAAGGCATCCTTAACATCGCCTGCAAGTGACTCAGCACGTGACCAGTAGTCTCCAGGGTAGTTGCCCTGTGGAATTGTATATGCGAACTGCTCTGCAAGAGCTGAAAGAGCTTCGTTAGCCTTAACCTCGCTTGATGCCTGTGCATTTAAGTTAGATGGGCCCCACTGAACTGCTTCAAATCTTGCAAGCTGAACTTCCTCGCTTGTAAGGTAGTATGCAAGGTCATCACAGATCTGAAGCTTGTCTTCATCTTCCTGAGGCTTAACACCAAGGAGTTTGCATCCGTTGAATCCGCTGAGCTGATATGTCTTGCCGTCTGAACCTGTGAATGTAGGAAGCTTAGCGCATGCGTAGTTGTCACCAAGAACTTCTTTAACTGTACCTGCATCCCATGTTCCATCAATGATTGCTGCGTAGTTAACAGCATCACCAGCTGAAGAACCAGCCTGGTAAGCAGATGAAGAAGCAACCTCGATCATCTCCTTAAGAGCTACAAGGCCCTTATCTGATGCATAGTCAACATTGCATGCTGTAAAGTTACCATCTGCATCTGTATCGTATGTGAGCTGGCAGCCTGTTCCGAAGAAGAATGCTACCTGATACCAACCTGTCATATCCATGTAGAAGTTCTTACCAGCTGCTTCGCACTGCTCAAGAATGCCTTCAAGTGTAGAAGGATCTGTTACAACGCTCTTATCATAGTAAAGGAAATATCCGTTATCAGCTGTCATAGGATAAGCGTAAAGAGTTCCGCCAACCTTACCAGCTTCTACAACACCTGCTGAGTTTGCAGACTCAACTGCTGAAAGGTAATCAGGATTAACTTCCTCAAGAGCTCCTGCTGTAACAAGTCTTGTAAGCTGATCCTGTGCAAATCCGTATACATCAGCGCCAGCTGTTACATCTGTGATGATGTTGCCGGCTGCATCGCCTTCTCCTACAGGCTCAACTGTGAAGTTAACACCTGCATACTGAGGATATGCTGTCTTGAAGTTCTCGATCTGCTCATTAGTGAAATCTACAACGTTCTCAGCAACCCAAACCTTAACTTCCTTGCCATCGTAAGCTGCTGGATCAACGTCAGCTGCAGCTTCCTGAACTGCCTCTGTAGTTTCCTGTACAGCCTCAGCTGTCTCTGTTGTTGTCTCCTGAACAGCTTCTGCTGTATCAGTAGCAGTCTGTGCTGCATCAGAACCACATCCAACAAGAAGGGATGCACCCATAGCAGCTGTTAATAAAACAGATACCAATTTCTTTTTCATTTTGTTTCCTCCAATTAGTAAAATGTTTACACTGGCCATAAACCGATTTTAATGGCCTTTTTTCCGTTGCGCAGAGCGCAATCGGTTGCTCTATTAAAAAGTTTATGCTTTGTGCATTTTTTTGTCAATAAAGCACTTTATATGATAAACCGTATACGATTTTGTACAATGTGCACATTGACTTTTTGAGCGGTAACGTTTTCGGTTACGTTTCCGGTAACGTTTTGCGCAAGCGGTAGCTCAAGGCACTATACATTGTTAATAACCCCGTGTTTACTGCCTTTTGCGGTAATATGCTCCATCCTGTATCAGTGCCCCCTTATAATTTAGTTCCATCAGGTAACCCATTAACTGAGGCACGGAAATGTCTATTCCTCTTAGATTCAAGCCCTCCAGGATCTGAGAAGACGAAACCGGAATGATATCTACTAGTTCCAATATCTCATCTTCTATAGTTTCAGGGCCTTCACTCTCCTCCCTGGATCCGAGGTTATATTGGTCTTCGTTATGATTTCGTCTTATGTCATCTGTTTTTTCACGACACCTGCTACTTCTTGCGCCCTCCCAGAGCCTTTCCAGCACATCATCTACTCCAATAGCCACGCCTGCTCCCTGACTTATGAGCAGATTGCAACCATCGCTTAGCCTGTCTGTGACTCTTCCCGGAACAGCAAGTACTTCTCTGCCCTGCTCAAGTGCTGTATCCACCGTAATCTGCGTGCCTGACTTTTCTCTTGCCTCAATGACCAGAACGACATCCGCAAGACCGCTTATAATTCTGTTCCTCATAGGAAAGAAATTTGCTTTGGGATAAGTTCCGGGCGGAAACTCGGAAATTACGCCTCCCATTTCACATAGATTGTTATAAATTTCCAGGTTATCCTCCGGATAGCAGATATCAACGCCGCTTCCTACAATCCCGTAGGATTTTCCTCCGGCAGCAAGAGCTGCTTTCTGGCTGATGCCATCAACGCCCCTTGCCATACCACTTATCACCTGCACGCCCGCAAGAGCCAGCCCTCGCCCAAATACTCTCGCCATGTATCTGCCGTATTCCGAACACATTCGCGCTCCGATTATAGCCACACTGGGCTTAGCCGGGTCAGGAAGTTCCCCTTTTACATATAATGCAAAAGGCGGATCCGGAATATTCTTAAGCTTATCCGGGAATCTAGAGTCTATTCTTGATATAAAAGAGATATCCTTTTTGGCAAGCTTTGCTGCCTCTTTATCAAAGTCCCATATTCTTTTAGACTGCTCAAGATTTTTAATCTGCTTATCTGTCAGAAGCCCCTTGAACTCTTTGACATCAGCCTTGTATATATCACTGCAGCTCATTCCATTGCACAAGAGCTTATCTATACTCTTATTTCCAAGCCCCTGCACATTAAAGAGCCAATGGGCATATTCATTTTCTTTGTTTTTATTATTATCAGTCATGTTTTTCACTACTATACGTGCTCATCTATCCTTTCTAGTCTTCGTATTGATGATCATTCCTCATTCTGATGCCAGTACTTGCCGTCAGTCATCCTATATCCGACAGCCTCCATCAGGTGTATTTTCTTAATATCCCGCGACTGGTCAATATCGGCAATAGTCCTCGCCACTCGCAGTATCTTGTGGTAAGCCCTCGCACTTAGCTCCATTGAGCAAAAAGCATTTTCAAGAAAGCTTTCCTCCTGTAATCCAAGTCTGCAAAACTTTTTAATATCAGTGGGAGTCATCTCAGAATTAAAGCGTATTTCCGTTCCTTTAAATCTTTCTTCCTGAAGTTTTCTTGCGGCAAGTACTCTTTTTCTGATGCTTGCACTAGACTCATTTACTCTTTTTGTTTTCTCGGTAAGATCAGAAATATCGACTCTTGGCGCCTCCACACAAATATCAGTCCTGTCAAGGATAGGGCCTGAAATATGTCCAAGATATCGCCTTATATCATTGGGCGTGCACTTACATCTGTTTCTGTCAGGGTAATAGCCGCAAGGACAAGGGTTAAGAGCGCCTACTAATTGGAAATCCGCAGGATAAGTGAATTTTCCCCTGCTGCGGACAATATTTACTTTTCTGTCCTCAATCGGTTGTCTTAAGAGATCAAGCTTGGATCTTGGAAACTCAGGCATCTCATCAAGAAACAGAACTCCTCTGTGAGAAAGAGATATCACGCCAGGTCTCGGAATACTGCCTCCTCCAACCAGCGCATTTTCTGTAATTAAGTGATGTGGACTCATAAACGGACGTTTTGTGATAAGAGCATCATTTTCTCCCATCATTCCCGCTACTGAATATATCGTAGAAACTTCAAGACTCTCCTTTAGAGACAAAGGAGGAAGAATCGTTGGCATTCTCTTTGCCACCATGCTTTTCCCTGCACCCGGCGGCCCGACGATCAAAATGTGATGAAAGCCTGCTGCCGCTATTTCTACAGCTCTTTTGACTGCTGCCTGACCATTTATATCTGCAAAATCAAGGCTTGTTTCTTCATACTCACTCTTTCTAAAAAGCTCTTCAATGTCAACCCTGGTAGGACTTATAAGGTCATCTCTTTGATCAGGCGGTGCATCAAGATATGCAACAGCCTCCTGAAGTGACTCCACCCCAATAATCCTGATCCCATCAATAACTGCGCCTTCTCTTGCATTCTCCTTTGGCAGGATAACTGTAGAAAAGCCTGCTTCTCTGGCCTTGATCACTATAGGGAGCGTGCCGTTTATCCTCTTAACTTCGCCGTCAAGTCCCAGTTCTCCAAGAATCATCACGCCTGTTAAGCTCTCTTCCCTGATCTCTCCCATAGCCGTTAAAATTCCGATTGCTACAGGCAGGTCTACGATGACATTTTCCTTTTTGATATCCGCCGGGGAAAGATTGATTGTGATCTTGGAAGCTGGGATAACATACCCCATATTTTTAAGTGCCACCCTGACTCTTTCTCCGGCTTCTCTGACTTCACCACTCATAAAGCCAACCATATTAAATCCCGGCAGTCCGCTGGAAACATCAACTTCCACCTGCATCAGGTAGGATGATATCCCATGTACTGCCCCTGAAACCACCGAACTAAACATCTAAATCCTCTCTTGCATATTTTTCTCTTTTTCCGGTAAAACAGGTAATCGCCGGAAAAATCGCGCATAGACAAAAAAATCGACCTGCCAATTATATAGCAGGTCGTTTCAAAAAATCTTTGCGATTTTCTTAAGATTTCTTTAAGATTTTCTTAAGATGGTCATCTCAGCATCTTCATTTGCATTGTATCAGGATCCTGAGCAAACTGAATAGCCATTTCTCTTGATATCTTCTGAGCCCTGTATAATTCCAGGATAGCATCATCCATAGATATCATTCCCAGTTTACGGTTAGTCTGCATTACAGTTATGAGCTGATGTGACTTACCTTCTCTAATAAGGTTACGAACAGCGCTGTTAACATGAAGTACTTCAAAGGCTGCAATTCTGGAGACTCCATCATTTGTAGGGATCAGCTGTTGTGAAATAATAGCTTCCAAAACACTTGCAAGCTGGATTCTGATCTGTTGCTGCTGGTGAGATGGAAATACATCTATAAGTCTGTCTACTGTGTTGCTGGCACCTATTGTATGTACTGTTGATAAAACAAGGTGACCTGTTTCTGCCGCAGTTATGGCAGTACTGATAGTTTCAAGGTCTCTCATCTCTCCCACAAGGATAACATCAGGATCTTCTCTAAGAGCGGCCCTTAGCGCATTGGCATAGGTATTTGAGTCAGTGCCGATTTCTCTTTGGTTTACAATTGACATCCTATGCTGATAAGTAAACTCAATAGGATCCTCAAGGGTAATAACATGCGCTTCTCTGTTATTATTGATAAGATCAATGATCGAAGCAAGCGTAGTAGACTTACCGCTTCCGGTAGGACCGGTTACAAGAACCAGTCCTCTTTTCTTTTTGTAAAGTTCACTAACACCTTCAGGAATCCCAAGGCTGTCAGCAGAAGGAATTTCAGATGCAACAACTCTGAAGGCCATAGCTATAGAGCCTCTTTGCTTGAACACATTAAGTCTGTATCTGCCGACTCCGCGGATAGAAAAAGACATATCGTGCTGGCCGATTTCTTCAAGCTTTTCAAGCTGCTTCTCAGACATGATTTCCTGCGCAATTGCCAGGGTATCAGGAGGAAGCATCTTGCCAAAGTTCTCCATAGCAATAAGCTTGCCATTTAATCTCATCTTCGGCGGAAGACCAACAGTTACATGTACATCAGATGCTCCATTTTCTTTTGCTTCTCTTAAGATATCTTCAATAATTGACATACTAGCTTCCCCTCATGAAAAGTGATTATCAATATATAGAATTAATTATGACGTCAAAAGAGAAAAAAATCAAATCCTATCATGTAAGTTCATCTAAAGTATTTCCATAAGATGAAAGAAATTCATTAACAAAGTCCAACACCTCAGGAAGCTCCTGATAAAGGCTTCTGATGGACTTACCGGTGCTCTCCTTGGCAGTTCTAAACTCTGCATTTCCTACATTCACTTCGCTGATACACTTAATAAGCGCAGAAAGCTTATCTGCTGCCTTGACAAGCTTTCTGATATATTTATCCTCCTCTGTATCTGAAGGAACAAAAATTTCCTCATAGGTAGGTCTCATATCATCAGGTAGTTTATCTAAAAGCTTACTGTCAGCAAGAGCCTCAACCTCTTTGTAGGCATGCTTGAGGTCAGAGTTAAAGTACTTGACCGGTGTAGGCATATCTCCTGTGATTATCTCAGAAGCATCATGATATAAGCCTATAAGTGCTGCCTTGTTGGCATCAAGATGCTTGCCATATCTCAAATTACCTATTGTGCAAAGAGCATGCGCGATCATAGCAACCTCCATTGAATGCTCGCACAGATTCTCCTGCCTTGTATTTCTCATAAGTGCCCATCTATCGATATATTTCATTCTGGATATAAGGGCAAAAAAGTTGTAGTTCATATATATTCCTCTTTTCACATCAGAGTTTCAATTTCGTCAATTATACTTCCAATGTAGTCAATCGTATCGAGAAGAGCTGCGTCAGTTGTCACGTCAACACCTGCCATTTTGGCAAATTCTACAGGATCCACACTTCCGCCTGCCGCAAGAGTCTTTTTCCAATCTTCTACTGCAGGAGCACCTTCCCTACGGATTCTCTTCATCACCTGAGTTGCAACTGTAAGGCTTGCACTGTAGCTATAGGAATAAAGTCCCATATAGTAATGAGGCTGACGCATCCATGTAAGCTCGCAGCCATCAGTAAGCTCCACTTCATCGCCCCAGAATTTCTCCAAAACGCCTCTGAATATTTCACAAAGTGTCTCGCATGGAACTGCCTCTCCCTTGTCAACACGCTTATAAACCTCTCTCTGGTAAGCCGCCTCTAAAAGGTGAGTAACAAAATTGTGATAGTATGTATTTGAAATCTGTGAAGCAAGTACCCATCTGCGGAAACGCTTATCATCTTTATTCTGTTCCTTGAGATACTCTGCCATAATAAGCTCGTTGATAGTAGAAGGAGCCTCTACAACATACTGAGAGCACTCATTGTCAAAATAACTCTGATTCTGCTGACAGGAATAGAAATGGCCTGCATGTCCAAGTTCATGGGCAAGAGTAAACACGTCACTCATACGCTCATTCCAGGATAAAAGAATAAATGACCCTCTCCTGTAGGGACTAGCGCAGAATCCGCCTGTAGACTTTCCTATATTCTGGGCAAAATCAATCCATCTCTCATCATACGCTCTTTTCAGCATTTCCTGATATTCAGGTCCCATGATGGAAAGACCATCCAAAATGTATTCTTTGGACTTTTCTATAGTTACCTTAGGGTTATACTCAGGATCAAGCGGGAGCTTAAGATCTGCATAGGTCATTTTATCAAGGTTATGAGCCTTCTTTATAAGTCTTGCAAACTTGCGCATATGTGGCGCCAACTTGTCCATTATAAGATCAATCTGGCGGTCATACATTTCTCTTGTGACCTTCTGATTAAACAGAAGATGATCAAATACACTGTCAAAGTGCCGAAGCTCAGATACAAGCTTCTCAGAGCGAACCTTAGCCCCATACTGGCCTGCTGTAGTATACTTATATTCACCAAGCTTATCTGAAAAGGCTTTAAATGCCGCTCTTCTGACCTCTGTATCCTCTTCGTACTCATAATCATCCTCAAAAAGAGAATAACCAAGCGGATATTTCCTGCCATTAACCTCAAAGTCAGGGAATTTAATATCTGCAAGTTTGGTCTGCTCATACATCTGATATGGAGCGCTAAACACCTCCCCAAGTGATGCCATCACTTTTTCAGATTCTGCATTTAACATGTGTGGCTTAAATCTCAGCACATCCTTGAGGTAATTCTTGCCTATAGTAGCGCTCTCGATTGCCTCTTTGAGCACGTTCTCAGGAAGCTCTGCAAGTTCACTGTCGATAAAAGAAAGCCTTGCAAGCTCCTTCATATACTCGCCGGTAACAAATCCGTCCAGCTTATTCATCTCTGCATCAGTATAATCCACAGAAAGATTAAGACTTGTATAATTGGAAACCCTGTCTACTCCGATCAAAAACTCGTTGTACTTATCGAGGCAGGCATTTATCTTATCTTTGTCTGATAGCTGTCCCTTGTACTCTTTTTCTATATCAGCACTTAACCTTTTCATTCTGTCAAGCTCTGCCAGCATGTCTTCCTTGGTCTTGAAAATAAGAGAAGTGTCCCATTTAAGCTTTTCTTCAACTTCACTTCTCTTCTTGAGTGTCTCTGCCATATAATCCCTCCGATATAAAATTAGTTTAAATAAGGCGCAAGCCTAAGTCCCGGTTTGCGCCTGGTATTTATTAGAATAAAAAATCAGCCATTACTGTGTTACTGACATCCATACCCGTTTCTGTCAGACGGATATGATCACCGTTTTGTTCCAATAATTCTTCTGAAATGTACTTCTCAATTATTTTACCATAAACATCGTAAATGTCTCTTCCAAACAGACTTTTAAATTCAGAAATACTAACCCCTTCAACGAGGCGAAGCCCCAGAAACATAAACTCTTCCATACAATCAGAACGAGATAATTTCTCAAATTCTGTTCTGAGCTGATGAAATTTATCCAAGAAGGAAGTATTATCAAGAAGAATACTCTGATACAAGTTAAAATCCGAAATATTCTTCCATCTGGAATCATCTGTCATACTGGATGCCCCCAGTCCAAGTCCCAGATAATTTCCTCGTCTCCAGTAGACTTTATTGTGGTAGCATTCGCATGTTTTGTCGCCATCACTGCCCTTAGCATAATTGGAGATCTCATATCTGTGGTATCCGTTCTGAGCAAGAAATCTCCTGGTCTCATGATACATCTGCCTGTCAGTATCTTCATCAGGCAGGTTCAGATCCATATCATAAAAAGGAGTTCCCTCCTCGACTATCAGGCTATAAGCCGAAATATGCTCAGGTCCCAGACTGACCACCTTCTCAAGTGTTTCCATATACGAATCCATAGTTTGGTCAGGAAGCGCACTCATAATATCAATATTGATATTGTCAAATCCAGCCTTTCTGGCATTTGCAAAAGTTTCATAGAACATAGCGGAATTGTGAGCTCTTCCAATTTTCTTAAGCTCTCCGTCATTTAAAGACTGTGCTCCAATACTGATCCTGTTTATCCCGGCTCTTCTGTAATCCGTAAGCTTATCCAAAATAGCTGATGCCGGATTAACTTCAATACTGATCTCGGCATTAACATCTACTTGAAAGTTCTCTCTGATGTGCTCAAGTGTATTACATATATGCGCCGAATCCACAAAGCTTGGAGTTCCTCCTCCAAAGAAAATACTCTTTATCGTGAAATCTCTGTAACTATTGCAAGCCATAGCTATCTCGGCATCAAGTGCATTGAAATAGCTTTTTATTTCTCCGGCCTTACAATTAAATGACAAAAAGTCGCAGTAAAGACATTTCCTGACGCAAAAAGGAACATGGATATATAATGATAATTCTTTTCCCATAATCATAAATACTAAAGATCAATCTGTATTATCAAGCTTGAGTACGCTAAGGAATGCTGACTGTGGAACTTCAACATTACCGATCTGGCGCATCTTCTTTTTACCCTCTTTCTGTTTCTCAAGAAGCTTCTTCTTACGGGAGATGTCACCGCCATAGCACTTGGCAAGCACGTCTTTTCTATAAGCCTTGACTGTTTCTCTGGCGATTACCTTGCCTCCGACAGCTGCCTGAATAGGGATCTCGAACATATGCCTTGGAATCTCATCCTTGAGCTTCTCACACATCTTACGTCCTCTCTCGTAAGCACCATCCTTGTGAACTATGAATGAAAGGGCATCAACCTCTTCCCTGTTGATCAGGATATCAAGCTTAACAAGGTCAGATTTCTCATATCCCTTGAGTTCGTAATCAAATGAAGCATAGCCTCTTGATCTTGATTTGAGAGCGTCAAAGAAATCATAAATGATCTCATTAAGTGGAAGCTCATACTTGAGAATAGCTCTGGACTGCTCGATGTAGTCAGTACTAAGGTATTTGCCTCTTCTCTCCTGGCACAGCTGCATGATTGCACCAACATAGTCAGTTGTAACCATAATCTCGCCGTTAACAATAGGCTCTTCCATATATTCAATCTCAGATGGATCAGGAAGGTTAGTTGGGTTAGTAAGGTCAAAGCATGTTCCATCTGTCTTGTGAACCTTGTAAACAACGGAAGGTGCTGTAGTAACAAGGTTAAGGTCGTATTCTCTTTCAAGTCTCTCCTGGATAACTTCAAGGTGAAGAAGTCCAAGGAAACCAGCTCTAAATCCAAAGCCAAGAGCCTGTGAAGTCTCTGGCTCATAGAATAAAGATGCATCGTTGAGCTGGAGCTTCTCAAGGGCATCACGAAGGTCTGAATAGTGAGCAGAATCTGCTGGGTAAAGGCCGCAGTAAACCATAGGCATTACCTTCTTGTAACCAGGAAGTGCCTCTAAGCATGGGTTAGCAAGGTCTGTTACAGTATCACCAACTCGTGTATCCTGAATATTCTTGATGGAAGCGGTGAAATATCCTACATCACCTGCAGAAAGCTCATCACTTGCAATAAATCTTCCAGGGCCAAAGTATCCAACCTCTACAACATCAGCCTCAGCATCAGTTGCCATGAATTTAACCTTCATGCCCTTTCTGATAACACCGTCTCTTACACGAACAAATACAATAACTCCTCTGTAGGAATCGTAAATACTATCGAAAATAAGCGCCTTAAGAGTGCCATTTGGATCTCCTACAGGAGCTGGAATCTTGTGAACAACAGCCTCAAGTACGTCCTCGATACCGATGCCATTTTTGGCAGAAATAAGAGGTGCATCCTGAGCTTCGATTCCGATAACATCCTCGATTTCATCCTTAACCTCCTGTGGCTGAGCACTTGGAAGGTCAATCTTGTTGATAACAGGAAATACATCAAGGTCGTGGTCAAGAGCCATATATACGTTGGCAAGAGTCTGCGCCTCAACACCCTGAGTAGCATCTACTACGAGGATAGCTCCGTCACAGGCTGCAAGAGATCTTGAAACCTCATATCCAAAGTCAACATGACCTGGTGTATCGATCATGTTAAAGGTATATTCCTGTCCGTCCCTGGCCTTGTAGATCATTCTGACAGCCTGTGACTTGATTGTGATCCCTCTCTCACGCTCTATATCCATATTATCAAGAACCTGGTTCTGCATCTCTCTAAGAGTAAGCACACCTGTTTTCTC
The sequence above is a segment of the Butyrivibrio proteoclasticus B316 genome. Coding sequences within it:
- a CDS encoding extracellular solute-binding protein, whose product is MKKKLVSVLLTAAMGASLLVGCGSDAAQTATDTAEAVQETTTETAEAVQETTEAVQEAAADVDPAAYDGKEVKVWVAENVVDFTNEQIENFKTAYPQYAGVNFTVEPVGEGDAAGNIITDVTAGADVYGFAQDQLTRLVTAGALEEVNPDYLSAVESANSAGVVEAGKVGGTLYAYPMTADNGYFLYYDKSVVTDPSTLEGILEQCEAAGKNFYMDMTGWYQVAFFFGTGCQLTYDTDADGNFTACNVDYASDKGLVALKEMIEVASSSAYQAGSSAGDAVNYAAIIDGTWDAGTVKEVLGDNYACAKLPTFTGSDGKTYQLSGFNGCKLLGVKPQEDEDKLQICDDLAYYLTSEEVQLARFEAVQWGPSNLNAQASSEVKANEALSALAEQFAYTIPQGNYPGDYWSRAESLAGDVKDAFQKASDEDLTAALEAYQADLESYAK
- the dprA gene encoding DNA-processing protein DprA yields the protein MTDNNKNKENEYAHWLFNVQGLGNKSIDKLLCNGMSCSDIYKADVKEFKGLLTDKQIKNLEQSKRIWDFDKEAAKLAKKDISFISRIDSRFPDKLKNIPDPPFALYVKGELPDPAKPSVAIIGARMCSEYGRYMARVFGRGLALAGVQVISGMARGVDGISQKAALAAGGKSYGIVGSGVDICYPEDNLEIYNNLCEMGGVISEFPPGTYPKANFFPMRNRIISGLADVVLVIEAREKSGTQITVDTALEQGREVLAVPGRVTDRLSDGCNLLISQGAGVAIGVDDVLERLWEGARSSRCREKTDDIRRNHNEDQYNLGSREESEGPETIEDEILELVDIIPVSSSQILEGLNLRGIDISVPQLMGYLMELNYKGALIQDGAYYRKRQ
- a CDS encoding YifB family Mg chelatase-like AAA ATPase codes for the protein MFSSVVSGAVHGISSYLMQVEVDVSSGLPGFNMVGFMSGEVREAGERVRVALKNMGYVIPASKITINLSPADIKKENVIVDLPVAIGILTAMGEIREESLTGVMILGELGLDGEVKRINGTLPIVIKAREAGFSTVILPKENAREGAVIDGIRIIGVESLQEAVAYLDAPPDQRDDLISPTRVDIEELFRKSEYEETSLDFADINGQAAVKRAVEIAAAGFHHILIVGPPGAGKSMVAKRMPTILPPLSLKESLEVSTIYSVAGMMGENDALITKRPFMSPHHLITENALVGGGSIPRPGVISLSHRGVLFLDEMPEFPRSKLDLLRQPIEDRKVNIVRSRGKFTYPADFQLVGALNPCPCGYYPDRNRCKCTPNDIRRYLGHISGPILDRTDICVEAPRVDISDLTEKTKRVNESSASIRKRVLAARKLQEERFKGTEIRFNSEMTPTDIKKFCRLGLQEESFLENAFCSMELSARAYHKILRVARTIADIDQSRDIKKIHLMEAVGYRMTDGKYWHQNEE
- a CDS encoding type IV pilus twitching motility protein PilT, with the translated sequence MSIIEDILREAKENGASDVHVTVGLPPKMRLNGKLIAMENFGKMLPPDTLAIAQEIMSEKQLEKLEEIGQHDMSFSIRGVGRYRLNVFKQRGSIAMAFRVVASEIPSADSLGIPEGVSELYKKKRGLVLVTGPTGSGKSTTLASIIDLINNNREAHVITLEDPIEFTYQHRMSIVNQREIGTDSNTYANALRAALREDPDVILVGEMRDLETISTAITAAETGHLVLSTVHTIGASNTVDRLIDVFPSHQQQQIRIQLASVLEAIISQQLIPTNDGVSRIAAFEVLHVNSAVRNLIREGKSHQLITVMQTNRKLGMISMDDAILELYRAQKISREMAIQFAQDPDTMQMKMLR
- the yfbR gene encoding 5'-deoxynucleotidase — encoded protein: MNYNFFALISRMKYIDRWALMRNTRQENLCEHSMEVAMIAHALCTIGNLRYGKHLDANKAALIGLYHDASEIITGDMPTPVKYFNSDLKHAYKEVEALADSKLLDKLPDDMRPTYEEIFVPSDTEEDKYIRKLVKAADKLSALIKCISEVNVGNAEFRTAKESTGKSIRSLYQELPEVLDFVNEFLSSYGNTLDELT
- the pepF gene encoding oligoendopeptidase F, producing the protein MAETLKKRSEVEEKLKWDTSLIFKTKEDMLAELDRMKRLSADIEKEYKGQLSDKDKINACLDKYNEFLIGVDRVSNYTSLNLSVDYTDAEMNKLDGFVTGEYMKELARLSFIDSELAELPENVLKEAIESATIGKNYLKDVLRFKPHMLNAESEKVMASLGEVFSAPYQMYEQTKLADIKFPDFEVNGRKYPLGYSLFEDDYEYEEDTEVRRAAFKAFSDKLGEYKYTTAGQYGAKVRSEKLVSELRHFDSVFDHLLFNQKVTREMYDRQIDLIMDKLAPHMRKFARLIKKAHNLDKMTYADLKLPLDPEYNPKVTIEKSKEYILDGLSIMGPEYQEMLKRAYDERWIDFAQNIGKSTGGFCASPYRRGSFILLSWNERMSDVFTLAHELGHAGHFYSCQQNQSYFDNECSQYVVEAPSTINELIMAEYLKEQNKDDKRFRRWVLASQISNTYYHNFVTHLLEAAYQREVYKRVDKGEAVPCETLCEIFRGVLEKFWGDEVELTDGCELTWMRQPHYYMGLYSYSYSASLTVATQVMKRIRREGAPAVEDWKKTLAAGGSVDPVEFAKMAGVDVTTDAALLDTIDYIGSIIDEIETLM
- the hemW gene encoding radical SAM family heme chaperone HemW, whose amino-acid sequence is MGKELSLYIHVPFCVRKCLYCDFLSFNCKAGEIKSYFNALDAEIAMACNSYRDFTIKSIFFGGGTPSFVDSAHICNTLEHIRENFQVDVNAEISIEVNPASAILDKLTDYRRAGINRISIGAQSLNDGELKKIGRAHNSAMFYETFANARKAGFDNINIDIMSALPDQTMDSYMETLEKVVSLGPEHISAYSLIVEEGTPFYDMDLNLPDEDTDRQMYHETRRFLAQNGYHRYEISNYAKGSDGDKTCECYHNKVYWRRGNYLGLGLGASSMTDDSRWKNISDFNLYQSILLDNTSFLDKFHQLRTEFEKLSRSDCMEEFMFLGLRLVEGVSISEFKSLFGRDIYDVYGKIIEKYISEELLEQNGDHIRLTETGMDVSNTVMADFLF
- the lepA gene encoding translation elongation factor 4, with amino-acid sequence MADQNKIRNFCIVAHIDHGKSTLADRMIEKTGVLTLREMQNQVLDNMDIERERGITIKSQAVRMIYKARDGQEYTFNMIDTPGHVDFGYEVSRSLAACDGAILVVDATQGVEAQTLANVYMALDHDLDVFPVINKIDLPSAQPQEVKDEIEDVIGIEAQDAPLISAKNGIGIEDVLEAVVHKIPAPVGDPNGTLKALIFDSIYDSYRGVIVFVRVRDGVIRKGMKVKFMATDAEADVVEVGYFGPGRFIASDELSAGDVGYFTASIKNIQDTRVGDTVTDLANPCLEALPGYKKVMPMVYCGLYPADSAHYSDLRDALEKLQLNDASLFYEPETSQALGFGFRAGFLGLLHLEVIQERLEREYDLNLVTTAPSVVYKVHKTDGTCFDLTNPTNLPDPSEIEYMEEPIVNGEIMVTTDYVGAIMQLCQERRGKYLSTDYIEQSRAILKYELPLNEIIYDFFDALKSRSRGYASFDYELKGYEKSDLVKLDILINREEVDALSFIVHKDGAYERGRKMCEKLKDEIPRHMFEIPIQAAVGGKVIARETVKAYRKDVLAKCYGGDISRKKKLLEKQKEGKKKMRQIGNVEVPQSAFLSVLKLDNTD